The Etheostoma spectabile isolate EspeVRDwgs_2016 chromosome 1, UIUC_Espe_1.0, whole genome shotgun sequence genome has a segment encoding these proteins:
- the saa gene encoding serum amyloid A, with amino-acid sequence MKLILAGIVLILIVETNAQWYNFAREAFQGAGDMRRAYKDMKEANWIGADKYFHARGNRDAASRGPGGEWAAEVISNAREWTQEITGRGAEDSAADQKANEHGRSGKDPNVYRPPGLPDKY; translated from the exons ATGAAGTTGATTCTAGCaggaattgttttaattttaattgtgGAAACCAATGCCCAGTGGTACAACTTTGCTCGTGAAGCCTTTCAAG GAGCTGGAGATATGCGGCGAGCATACAAGGATATGAAGGAAGCCAACTGGATAGGCGCAGACAAGTACTTTCATGCCAGAGGAAACAGAGATGCTGCCAGCAGAGGACCAGGAGGGGAATGGGCAGCTGAGGTTATCAG TAATGCCAGAGAGTGGACGCAGGAAATAACTGGTCGTGGTGCTGAAGACTCTGCTGCTGATCAAAAGGCAAATGAGCATGGGCGCAGTGGAAAAGATCCCAACGTTTACAGGCCACCGGGACTTCCTGACAAGTATTAG